ACAATAGTAATAATTAAAAAGACGACAACACCTACCACTAAATTACCGCCCACCACAAAATTTCCAAAGGTGTAAACAATTTGCCCAGCATCAGCTTGCAATAAGATCAGCCGCGTAGTGGTAATTGATAACGCCAAACGAAACAACGTGGTTAATAATAATACAGAAGGAAAAGCTGAAAACTCCAACGGGCTGTGAATATAAACCGCAATCATTAACAAGACGACAGATATACCCATGTTGGTTGCAATAAGCACATCAACCAATCCAGTCGGCAGTGGCAAAATCATCATAAAGACCACTGCTACCAGCATAACCGCCAGCAAAATATCATTACGCTGACTGAGCCGGTTTAGAATCGATAACCAACTAGCTTGCATGACTATCCTCAAGAATTTTTTTAAGCTTTTGATGACGGCTTTTTGCAGCGGCAATATGATTGGTTGCCACCAGTGCCCGACACTGAATCAACCCCACTTGGTATTTTTCCCGTGGGGTTAACTCAGGTTGCTGCATTAACTTTTCGGCTAAGTGGAAGCAGCTTTTAAAACGTTTACCTGCCCAGTAAGCTCGTAATAACAGTTTATTTGCCAGTGGCCAATCTGGTTGTGCCAATAACGCCAGTCGCAGCAGTGGAATTGCTTTACCTGGGTGTTGAAATTCGATTAAAAATTGCGCTTGAGCAACTAAATACTGCTGTTGTTGTTCAGTTAACTTCATTGGCACTGGATACCTTATTAAGGCTTCTGCAATAGTCGAGAAAGCACTTCGTATTCCTTCCTCAAACTATTAAGCTCAACCAGCACTTGATGGGCTTCATTAAATATGCGTTGGGAGGGGTGACCGTTATTAGCATCAAGCTCTTTTGCACTAGCCAACTGTTCAACTAACTGCTGAGAAAGTTTTCGCCATTGGGGTCGCTCAAATAACCCAGCATCCAACAGCGATTCAACAGAAAAGTCAGCTAAGGGGGCATCGAAAAATGTTTCAGCAAAAAGACTGGCCTGGTTAGTCGCTGGCTCAGTCGGCAACTGTGGGGCAGCAACATCTGATGATAGCGAATCTTTTAGCGACTGGCCAGCAGGTTTAATCGATTCACTGGCGATAACAGCTGGGCTAGCAGTAAAATCAGATATTGGCTTAACCATGTAATACGATACCTCTCACTGCCATTGCAATACCTTTAATTAATTTGCTCGACACTTGCTGTGCAACTGAGTAAGTGTAGAAAATAACTGGCTTAACTGGTTCATCGTTACTTGAGCTTCTTCTATTAAGCAAAAGAACACCAACTCAGAATTTCCTTTCAAGCCTACCTGAACAGGAAAAGGTATCCCCTGTTGATAATCACAAAGCTGACTGGCGACTGATAGCCAATCATCGTCTAAAGGATAATGCTGACTTAACAGCATCATAATACCCGCTGGATGCGACTCAATATAAAGCTGACCATTTTGCTCAAAGCCAAGACCTAAACTGCCAGACTCAACCCAGCCTTGGGCATTAATACCAAACTGCCCAACAAACTCCACCACTGCCTGGTCTACCCATGGCTGAATCATTGCAGCTCATCTTCCTCTTTTTCAATGGCGATATCTAACGCTTCCTGAACCGCTTCCAATAAATTAAAACGGTGGTCCACGTCATTGAAAGCTTCCACGGGAATTTCTCTAACCAGCTGTTTAAACTGCTGTAAAAAACCAATAATTGCTTCACTGTCTTGTAAATTAAGTGCACTGACAAATTTATCAATATCACTCGCACGGACCCAAGATTTATCTTGTAATACCAACAGGTCTTTAAAAAACTGTTCTTTGTTATACATGCAACAGCCTGGTAATCATTAAGAAAAATTACTTGAGAATTTACTAAATAAGCCCATCGCCGACTCCCGGATAGTTGTTAAGGTTTTCAGCTTATGCATAGACGACATAATCAACTGCAATTTAGGCTTTTCAATGGATGAGTGCTGTGCATTATAATCGGCGGCAAGGCCTCTAAGTAACAACTCGATACCTTGTTCTAACTGGCCTTCAGAACAGTGCTCAAGAATATGCTCATAAGCACTAAGCAAATTATTAGTATCAAAAATAGTTTCCCGATAAAAGTTTTTTAAGTTTTGCGCACTACCCAATGCCTGCCCTGCAGGAGAGGAGACCACTTGATTGATATTGATTCCAGCAATAATGTCTGCTTCCGCATTATCACTGCTATTTAACAGTTGCTCAGCTAACGCTTCAAAATGTCCTTTTGCTGATTGCCACTGTTTTTTGCTTTGTAGTTTATCTCTATCGAGTTTATCCCTTGCTAACTTTTCACCCGCTAACTGAGCGGCTAATTTTAGGATCAAATACTGATCACTAATGTCTGAGCTAAAATTTTTCAACAACTGTAAGGTATGTTGCGAGTTTTTAATAAAACCATCTAATAAACTATCCGCAAACCGTCTCATAGCTTCAACTTGCGGTGTTTTTGCCACCTGTTTTAAATAGTCCTCGGCCACTTGTTGTGCAGCGGATTTTCCCCCTAGCCGATCAGAGATTTTACGCCCCCTTAAACTATCTGATTCCCGTTTTTCACTGGCAGCAAATGACATTTCTTCAGCCACTGAAGCCATTAGAGATTGGGGCTGTAATAACTTAACTTGCTGCCCTTGGTAACTACCCTGGGCATTAACTGGCAGCGCCTGGCTGGAAGAAACATGAGAACCAAGAGGCTGATTAATCACTGATGATATATTATTCACTATCAAAACACCTCTGGTGACTGCTTTCATTGCCTTCGAATTAAAAATGGCGCAAGGTAATATAACTACGCCCATAACCATTTACAACTGTATGGATACTTCTAACAAAAATGTACTTAAGGACGCCTTTAATCGATATTTATTGACCTTTCAACTTAAAGAAACTTGTCTAAAAAATATAATTAAATAATGGTTTTAACAGTGGCTGCATTTCCACCGATTGTAAGAAACCGCTTTGTTACCGCCTTTAGTGACTAGCCGGGAATTTTTATGTCAGCCGAGAAAGTTGCTCAAAAAATAAACCGACAGCAATTTAACCAAAAGCTATTAACAATCTAAAAAATTACAACTAATCCGAACAAATCCTGTTTTTTTGGCCGAGATATAATCAGTTAATGATATCATTCCCTGGTCATTTTTGTTTATGTGTTAAGGAGTCCCCGTTGAGCAGTCAGCGTCTGTTTGCAGAGCAATTCAGCGAAGGACTAAGGAAAACCATTGCCGAAGCCAGCCTGATTAAAACCCATGGAAAAGTTACCCATGTTACCGGGACAATTATTCGAGCCCATTTAGCCAATGTAAAAGTGGGTGAACTTTGTACTTTATATTGCCCTTCAACTAATCAACGTCAATTGGCTGAAGTTGTTGGCTTTGAGCACCAGCAAGCTTTACTAACACCACTGGGTGATCTGGCCGGTATTTCCTCCAGTACCCAAGTCATTGCTACAGGCAAAATGTTGGAAGTCGCTGTAGGCGATCACTTGCTCGGCCAAGTACTCAATGGTCTGGGTCAGCCTCTTCAATCAACTACCCTGACCCCTACCACCACGGATAATTCAGCTGCTGCCTATTATCCAGTCTTGGCAGATGCACCAGCACCACTTGATCGCCAATTAATTAATTCCCCTTTAAGTTTAGGGGTTAAAGCAATTGATGGTTTATTAACCTGCGGTGCTGGCCAGCGTCTAGGTATTTTTGCTGCAGCCGGTGGAGGTAAAAGTACCTTATTATCCATGTTAGCCAAAGGGGCCTGTGTGGATGTGATTGTGATTGCCTTAATTGGTGAACGGGGCCGGGAAGTCAGAGAATTTATTGAGCATAGTTTAACCGAAGAAACCCGCCAAAGAGCGGTATTAGTGGTAGCCACTTCTGATCGCCCTGCCATGGAAAGAACCAAAGCAGCCTTTGTGGCAACAACCATTGCTGAATTTTTCCGCGACCAAGGCAAACAAGTACTACTGTTAATGGATTCGGTTACCCGATTTGCCAGAGCCCAGCGGGAAATTGGCCTCGCGGCTGGCGAGCCCCCTACCCGGCGCGGCTTTCCCCCCTCCGTATTTGCCACTTTACCTAAATTATTAGAGCGTGCCGGGCCTGCCGCTAAAGGTTCGATTACCGGTTTATATACCGTACTTGTGGAAGGAGATGATTTAAACGAACCGGTTGCTGATGAAACACGTTCGATTTTAGATGGCCATATTATTTTATCCCGGGAATTAGCCGCGGCTAATCACTACCCAGCCATCGATATTTTGCAAAGCAGCAGCCGGGTAATGAATCATATTGTCAGCCCAGATCAGCAAATGGCGGCCGGTCAAGTACGACAATGGATGGCTAAATATAAAGCCGCTGAATTATTACTTAAAGTGGGCGAGTATCAACAAGGTTCTGACCTGGAAACGGACCAAGCCATTGCTAAGTGGCCTGCTATCCAGGCATTTTTACAACAACCGCAAAACCAACAAAATAGTGTTGAAGCAACCTATAGTCAGCTCATTGAATTGGCTAATTGATGGAGTTGTTTAAGTCATGGATTTATCTCAATTACTCACCATTAAACAACAACGGCAGCATAAAGCGGCTCTGGCCGTTGTCAATCAACAACAACAAGTGGATATTTGTAGTCAACGGCTTAATCACTGCCAGCAACAACTCAACCAATATCACCAATGGCGTTTACAAGAGGAACAACGCATCTGGCAAGATGCAAGCACACAAGTCATGAAACGGTTTGAATTAGACCGGTTAAAAATTCAAATTTCATTACTACGCGACAAAGAAAATCATTTACAGGAAAAAATCACCGAAGCTCAGCAAGTATTGGCTGAGGCAGAACAAACCTTAGTCCAGCTAACAACAAAACGTCAGCAAGCTACTCAGGCTGAACAACGCTTTGAAGAATTGGTTGAGCAATTACAACAAACTAATGATAAAGTTGAGCAGTACAAAGCTGAGCAGGAACAAGAAGAAGTATCTGAATTACAACAGGCTTTTCAGTCATGAAAGTCGCCCTTTATGACAACAGCCTTTAATTTATAGTCAAAGCGAATGATTTTTTAGGGGCGGCCGTCGAGCGATGAAGCCCTATGAGTTTATGTTTTTATAAATGATTAGGGTGAAGAGCGACGACAACAAACCCTAAAAACCATTCGCGAAGAGTATAATATAGCCAATTATGAAAATAGATAGCAGTAAACCCAATCATTTCAGTCGCTCAACAACAGCGGCTGACAATACTCAACAGCAATCGAGTCAGGTGGATCAAGACCACTTTGAAAAACAGTTAAAAAAGCAATCCAAGTCAGCCAGTCAGAAAAAAGATGACAAAACCAAACAGCCCGACACGCTAAGCAGTTTGC
This genomic interval from Spartinivicinus ruber contains the following:
- a CDS encoding HrpJ domain-containing protein, with protein sequence MNNISSVINQPLGSHVSSSQALPVNAQGSYQGQQVKLLQPQSLMASVAEEMSFAASEKRESDSLRGRKISDRLGGKSAAQQVAEDYLKQVAKTPQVEAMRRFADSLLDGFIKNSQHTLQLLKNFSSDISDQYLILKLAAQLAGEKLARDKLDRDKLQSKKQWQSAKGHFEALAEQLLNSSDNAEADIIAGININQVVSSPAGQALGSAQNLKNFYRETIFDTNNLLSAYEHILEHCSEGQLEQGIELLLRGLAADYNAQHSSIEKPKLQLIMSSMHKLKTLTTIRESAMGLFSKFSSNFS
- the sctO gene encoding type III secretion system stalk subunit SctO, with amino-acid sequence MDLSQLLTIKQQRQHKAALAVVNQQQQVDICSQRLNHCQQQLNQYHQWRLQEEQRIWQDASTQVMKRFELDRLKIQISLLRDKENHLQEKITEAQQVLAEAEQTLVQLTTKRQQATQAEQRFEELVEQLQQTNDKVEQYKAEQEQEEVSELQQAFQS
- the sctN gene encoding type III secretion system ATPase SctN, whose amino-acid sequence is MSSQRLFAEQFSEGLRKTIAEASLIKTHGKVTHVTGTIIRAHLANVKVGELCTLYCPSTNQRQLAEVVGFEHQQALLTPLGDLAGISSSTQVIATGKMLEVAVGDHLLGQVLNGLGQPLQSTTLTPTTTDNSAAAYYPVLADAPAPLDRQLINSPLSLGVKAIDGLLTCGAGQRLGIFAAAGGGKSTLLSMLAKGACVDVIVIALIGERGREVREFIEHSLTEETRQRAVLVVATSDRPAMERTKAAFVATTIAEFFRDQGKQVLLLMDSVTRFARAQREIGLAAGEPPTRRGFPPSVFATLPKLLERAGPAAKGSITGLYTVLVEGDDLNEPVADETRSILDGHIILSRELAAANHYPAIDILQSSSRVMNHIVSPDQQMAAGQVRQWMAKYKAAELLLKVGEYQQGSDLETDQAIAKWPAIQAFLQQPQNQQNSVEATYSQLIELAN
- a CDS encoding type III secretion system chaperone family protein yields the protein MIQPWVDQAVVEFVGQFGINAQGWVESGSLGLGFEQNGQLYIESHPAGIMMLLSQHYPLDDDWLSVASQLCDYQQGIPFPVQVGLKGNSELVFFCLIEEAQVTMNQLSQLFSTLTQLHSKCRAN
- a CDS encoding TyeA family type III secretion system gatekeeper subunit, which codes for MYNKEQFFKDLLVLQDKSWVRASDIDKFVSALNLQDSEAIIGFLQQFKQLVREIPVEAFNDVDHRFNLLEAVQEALDIAIEKEEDELQ